In the genome of Nitrospirota bacterium, one region contains:
- a CDS encoding RHS repeat protein, producing the protein MCQYRVNIKSKAAYADGSYTSYTYDSMDRLITITVLLDFFGTTISSLKLVPPDFQVYNN; encoded by the coding sequence ATCTGTCAATACAGAGTAAATATCAAATCAAAGGCTGCATATGCGGATGGGAGTTATACATCATATACTTATGATTCAATGGACCGGCTTATCACCATCACTGTCCTGCTCGACTTTTTCGGAACAACTATTTCGAGTTTAAAGTTAGTCCCACCAGATTTTCAAGTTTATAATAATTAG